From Mesorhizobium sp. AR02, a single genomic window includes:
- the istA gene encoding IS21 family transposase: MPTERLSMRRIRELLRLKYESGLSSRLIAKSLGISKGAVGIYLHRANAANLTWPLPEAMTDTSLERLLFPGQVCVKTDRGPEPDWAHVDRELRRPGVTRSLLWVEYRTDRPNGYGYTWFCTSYEAWKQRVSPTMRQRHAAGEKVFVDYAGDTIDIVDPITGEAQAMKLFVGALGASSYVYCEARPSEGLGDWIGCHVGMFAAFGGVATITVCDNLKAAVTNPDRYDPGLNRTYQDMARHYGTTILPARPYKARDKAKVEVSVQIAQRWVLARLRNRRFFSLVELNQAIGELVADLNGRIMRAYGMSRAELFAAVDAPALRPLPAEPYAFALWKRCRVAPDYHVEVDGNWYSVPYRLIRELVDVRIADRTVEAFYKGERVASHAKSPGRRNHTTLSDHMPSAHRRHASWTPTRISFVAEKIGPSTAALTTAIMMARPHPEQGFRTCLGIFALQKTYGAACLEAACRRGNAIQARSVGSIRSILKSGLDRAFADPEPEPQPLRHGNIRGRSYFH; the protein is encoded by the coding sequence ATGCCGACCGAGAGATTGTCGATGCGCCGCATACGCGAACTATTGCGACTGAAGTACGAGAGCGGGCTTAGCAGCCGGCTGATTGCCAAGTCGTTGGGGATCAGCAAAGGGGCCGTGGGAATTTACCTTCACCGGGCCAATGCAGCCAACCTAACCTGGCCGTTGCCCGAGGCGATGACCGACACGAGCCTGGAACGGTTGCTGTTTCCGGGGCAGGTCTGCGTCAAGACCGACCGCGGCCCCGAGCCTGACTGGGCTCATGTCGATCGGGAACTGCGCCGCCCCGGAGTGACGCGTTCCCTGCTCTGGGTGGAATATCGCACGGACCGTCCCAACGGCTATGGCTATACCTGGTTCTGCACGAGCTACGAGGCCTGGAAGCAGCGCGTGTCGCCAACGATGCGCCAACGCCACGCCGCCGGTGAGAAGGTGTTTGTCGATTACGCCGGCGACACCATCGATATCGTCGACCCGATAACGGGCGAAGCTCAGGCCATGAAGTTGTTCGTCGGCGCATTGGGAGCCTCCAGCTATGTTTACTGCGAGGCTCGGCCGAGCGAAGGGCTCGGCGACTGGATCGGCTGCCATGTCGGCATGTTCGCCGCCTTCGGCGGAGTGGCGACCATCACGGTCTGCGACAATCTCAAGGCGGCTGTGACCAACCCCGACCGCTATGATCCCGGCCTCAACCGTACGTACCAGGATATGGCCAGGCACTATGGCACCACAATCCTGCCAGCACGGCCGTACAAGGCCCGCGATAAGGCAAAAGTCGAAGTTTCGGTTCAAATTGCCCAGAGATGGGTGCTGGCGCGCCTTCGCAACCGCCGCTTCTTCAGCCTGGTTGAACTCAATCAGGCGATCGGTGAGCTGGTCGCCGATCTCAATGGGCGGATCATGCGGGCCTATGGCATGAGCCGGGCCGAACTGTTTGCCGCGGTGGACGCTCCAGCGCTGAGACCTCTGCCGGCCGAGCCTTATGCCTTCGCCCTATGGAAACGCTGTCGGGTGGCGCCCGACTATCATGTCGAAGTCGACGGCAACTGGTATTCGGTGCCCTATCGCCTGATCCGCGAGCTCGTCGATGTCCGCATAGCCGATCGCACTGTGGAAGCCTTCTACAAGGGTGAACGGGTTGCCAGCCACGCCAAGTCCCCGGGCCGGCGCAACCACACTACGCTTTCCGATCACATGCCCAGCGCTCATCGACGGCACGCCTCCTGGACGCCGACCCGGATCAGCTTCGTAGCGGAGAAAATAGGGCCGTCCACAGCAGCCCTGACCACGGCGATCATGATGGCTCGGCCTCATCCCGAGCAAGGGTTCCGCACTTGCCTGGGCATCTTCGCCCTGCAGAAAACCTATGGCGCTGCCTGTCTGGAAGCAGCCTGCCGGCGTGGAAACGCCATCCAGGCCCGCTCTGTTGGCTCCATTCGCTCCATCCTCAAGTCTGGCCTGGACCGCGCCTTCGCGGACCCGGAACCCGAGCCCCAACCCCTGCGCCACGGCAACATCCGTGGCCGCTCCTACTTCCACTGA
- the istB gene encoding IS21-like element helper ATPase IstB yields the protein MLIHPTHERLIALGLAGMAKAFEEQRNSPDLAALTFEERIGIMADREAAERDTKRMTTRLKFAALRQNACVEDIDLRIPRGIDRALLARLVAGDWISRHNNLAITGPCGVGKSWLACALGHKACRDGRSVSYQRVPRLFEAMALARGDGRHARMLKSLARVELLILDDWGISVLTQSQRIDLLEILEDRNGRASTIVTSQVPVDQWHEVIGDDPTLADAILDRLVHNAHRINMTGESLRKIAGKQALDAD from the coding sequence ATGCTCATACACCCTACCCATGAACGCCTCATCGCCCTTGGCCTGGCCGGCATGGCCAAAGCCTTCGAGGAACAGAGAAACTCGCCCGATCTCGCGGCCCTGACCTTCGAGGAGCGCATCGGCATCATGGCAGACAGGGAAGCGGCGGAACGCGACACCAAGCGCATGACCACCCGTCTCAAATTTGCCGCCCTGCGGCAGAATGCTTGCGTCGAAGATATCGATCTGCGCATCCCACGCGGCATCGACCGCGCCCTTCTAGCCAGGCTTGTCGCCGGCGACTGGATCTCTCGGCACAATAATTTGGCAATCACAGGCCCATGCGGCGTGGGAAAATCGTGGCTTGCCTGTGCCCTGGGCCACAAAGCGTGCCGGGACGGGCGCTCCGTCTCCTACCAGCGTGTCCCGCGCCTGTTCGAGGCAATGGCGCTGGCTCGCGGCGACGGTCGCCATGCCCGCATGCTCAAGTCTCTCGCTCGCGTCGAGCTGCTGATATTGGACGACTGGGGGATCTCGGTGCTCACTCAAAGCCAGCGCATCGACCTGCTGGAGATCCTTGAAGACCGCAACGGGCGGGCCTCCACCATCGTAACAAGCCAAGTGCCCGTCGATCAGTGGCACGAAGTCATCGGCGACGATCCCACCCTTGCCGACGCCATCCTCGACCGCCTCGTTCACAATGCTCACCGCATCAACATGACCGGCGAAAGCTTGCGGAAAATAGCTGGCAAGCAAGCGCTTGACGCCGACTAA
- a CDS encoding porin — protein sequence MNINSLLVGSAAALTAISGARGADAELGPAEHVKICDVYGAGYFYIPGTETCLRIGGYVRHDIGAGDLGSNDGARISAVRTGEDRGTWWNTTRLALKTWTGQETELGTFKTYSETHFNFGNRNIYPGPDSPQNYAFNSDVMLTFAWVQLGGLRVGKDWSAFDTFIGHAGNVLNGKLAPYGDADTNVIQYYFDASNGLSTLVSLEEGSSAVGTIDSYVPHVVGGMRYTQGWGAITGVVAYDSNYGSVAGKVRLDVNVTSELSLFGMVGYGSNGKLNDDSTNLIDAHGRGFYKQWGGDWAFWVGGAYLLNEKTSLNLRLSGDQFKNYGLAANVAYTVVPGFTATVEVDHYHYGNFGVGMVDPSNMNWTNADKKNSVGGIVRFQYSF from the coding sequence ATGAATATCAATAGCCTTCTTGTCGGCTCCGCTGCGGCCCTGACCGCAATTTCCGGTGCGCGCGGCGCCGACGCCGAGCTGGGACCCGCTGAACACGTCAAGATCTGCGACGTCTACGGCGCTGGCTACTTCTACATTCCCGGCACCGAGACCTGCCTGCGCATTGGCGGCTATGTTCGTCATGACATCGGCGCCGGCGACCTCGGCTCGAATGACGGCGCAAGAATTTCAGCTGTGAGAACTGGCGAGGATCGGGGAACATGGTGGAACACCACGCGCTTGGCATTAAAAACCTGGACGGGCCAGGAGACCGAACTCGGCACCTTTAAGACCTATTCCGAAACCCATTTCAACTTCGGCAACCGCAACATTTATCCGGGTCCGGATAGTCCTCAGAACTATGCCTTCAACAGTGACGTCATGTTGACTTTCGCCTGGGTTCAGCTTGGTGGCCTGCGAGTTGGTAAGGACTGGTCGGCCTTCGACACCTTTATTGGCCACGCCGGCAACGTTCTCAATGGCAAGCTTGCTCCTTACGGCGACGCTGACACCAACGTAATTCAGTACTACTTCGACGCCAGCAATGGCCTTTCGACTTTAGTTTCACTCGAGGAGGGCTCGAGCGCAGTCGGTACTATCGACAGCTATGTTCCGCACGTCGTCGGCGGCATGCGGTATACGCAAGGCTGGGGCGCGATCACTGGCGTTGTCGCTTATGATAGCAATTACGGGTCGGTGGCCGGCAAGGTCCGCCTTGACGTGAATGTCACCAGCGAACTTTCACTATTCGGAATGGTCGGCTACGGTTCCAACGGCAAGCTCAACGATGACTCCACTAACCTCATCGACGCCCACGGTCGTGGTTTCTACAAGCAGTGGGGGGGCGACTGGGCCTTCTGGGTCGGCGGCGCCTATTTGCTAAACGAGAAGACGTCGTTGAACCTGCGACTATCGGGCGATCAGTTCAAGAACTATGGTCTGGCTGCCAACGTCGCCTATACGGTCGTACCAGGTTTTACAGCGACGGTCGAAGTCGACCATTATCACTACGGCAATTTCGGCGTCGGCATGGTCGACCCTTCCAACATGAATTGGACTAACGCCGACAAAAAGAACAGCGTCGGCGGCATCGTCCGTTTCCAATACTCATTCTAA
- a CDS encoding UPF0149 family protein, translated as MSALDDMALSDEALEAWMAAKTNRPLVRTMSALDGFVTAAVTGPRYPDPQDWMCPLMGLRRDVLAKGSATDHAVFASVARIHNRINETLFDRPQDYAPRFATKSSGGIDPRPWCQGFYAAMTLNIKSWKSLLDLDNPNHGLLLPILIYCVDKKGRPVLGKPRPGPETAHFIEHEAYKDIALVIPALRELHYVTRYDDPE; from the coding sequence ATGAGCGCGCTCGATGACATGGCGCTGTCGGACGAGGCGCTCGAGGCCTGGATGGCTGCCAAGACCAACCGCCCGCTGGTGCGGACCATGTCGGCGCTGGATGGCTTCGTAACGGCGGCGGTCACCGGGCCGCGCTACCCGGACCCGCAAGACTGGATGTGCCCGCTCATGGGGTTGCGGCGCGACGTCCTGGCCAAAGGGTCTGCAACCGATCACGCCGTGTTTGCCAGCGTCGCCAGGATCCACAACCGGATCAACGAGACGCTCTTCGACAGACCGCAGGATTATGCGCCTCGATTCGCCACAAAGTCCAGCGGCGGCATCGACCCCCGGCCGTGGTGCCAGGGGTTCTATGCGGCCATGACTCTCAACATCAAAAGCTGGAAATCGCTACTCGACCTCGACAACCCCAACCACGGCCTGTTGCTGCCGATCCTGATCTACTGCGTCGACAAAAAGGGCAGGCCCGTCCTCGGCAAGCCCAGGCCGGGGCCAGAGACCGCGCACTTCATCGAACACGAGGCCTACAAAGACATCGCCCTCGTCATCCCCGCCCTCCGCGAACTCCACTACGTCACCCGTTATGACGACCCGGAGTGA
- the hemN gene encoding oxygen-independent coproporphyrinogen III oxidase: protein MQTSFLAKYREARLPWYTIYPTVPEFSAAVGAEAYAEWLRDLPADNSVSLYLHVPFCRSVCWYCGFPTTITRQDAPILNYLAVVRDEIRLVSEQTPQPLPVSDVHFGGGTPTLIGPAEFLAIMECLRRRFAFRKTTAVAVEIDPRTFTAEMAEALAAAGVNRASLGVQSFDPIVQKAINRVQSEAQTAAAVEMLRRHGVSRINFDLIFGLPHQTVRSCVETATAAVAMRPNRLAVFGYAHIPSAIKNQCLIEETALPDSAGRAEQAAAVAETLVAAGYREIGLDHFALPDDELALAQKTGRLRRNSLGYSADTCKTLIGFGASAIGRVGEGYVQNEVTRDCYSRHIVAGRLATSQGYRLTDEDRVRAAIIERLMCDLEADVPAICAAHEFDPIRFLDSAERLAMLVKDGIVDIEDGIIRVRQQHRFVIRAVAAAFDAFLANR from the coding sequence TTGCAGACTTCGTTTCTGGCCAAATATCGCGAGGCCCGCCTGCCTTGGTATACCATCTATCCGACTGTGCCGGAGTTCTCCGCGGCGGTCGGTGCAGAGGCTTATGCGGAATGGCTCAGGGACCTACCGGCTGACAACTCAGTGTCACTCTATCTCCACGTTCCATTCTGCCGATCGGTGTGCTGGTATTGCGGCTTCCCTACTACCATCACCCGCCAAGATGCTCCGATCCTCAATTATCTGGCGGTGGTGCGTGACGAGATCCGTTTGGTCTCGGAGCAAACGCCGCAGCCGCTGCCCGTGAGCGACGTCCATTTCGGCGGCGGAACGCCGACCCTCATCGGGCCAGCGGAGTTCTTGGCCATCATGGAGTGTCTCCGCCGCCGCTTCGCGTTCAGGAAGACGACCGCCGTTGCAGTCGAGATCGATCCGCGCACGTTCACGGCCGAGATGGCCGAAGCCTTAGCAGCAGCCGGCGTGAACCGCGCCAGCCTCGGCGTGCAGAGCTTCGATCCCATCGTTCAAAAAGCGATCAACCGGGTCCAGAGTGAGGCGCAGACGGCGGCTGCCGTCGAAATGCTGCGCCGGCATGGAGTAAGCCGCATCAACTTCGACCTGATCTTCGGTCTCCCGCATCAGACGGTGCGGTCCTGCGTCGAGACCGCGACGGCGGCGGTCGCCATGCGCCCCAACCGGCTTGCGGTGTTCGGCTACGCGCACATTCCATCCGCTATAAAGAATCAGTGCCTGATCGAGGAGACAGCGCTGCCGGACAGTGCTGGCCGTGCCGAACAGGCTGCGGCCGTGGCCGAGACGCTGGTTGCCGCCGGCTACCGAGAGATCGGGCTCGACCATTTCGCCTTGCCCGACGACGAACTCGCGCTGGCGCAGAAAACCGGGCGCCTGCGGCGCAACTCACTGGGTTACTCGGCCGATACCTGCAAAACCCTGATCGGTTTCGGCGCGTCGGCTATCGGGCGCGTCGGCGAGGGTTACGTCCAGAACGAGGTCACACGGGATTGCTACAGCCGTCATATCGTAGCTGGCCGTCTGGCGACGTCACAGGGCTATCGTCTCACCGACGAAGACCGCGTGCGAGCCGCAATCATCGAGCGGCTGATGTGCGATTTGGAGGCCGATGTGCCGGCAATCTGTGCCGCCCACGAATTTGATCCGATCCGTTTTCTCGATTCCGCCGAACGCTTGGCGATGCTGGTCAAGGACGGGATCGTCGACATCGAAGATGGTATCATCCGCGTGCGGCAGCAACATCGCTTTGTGATTCGCGCTGTTGCTGCCGCCTTCGATGCCTTTCTCGCAAATCGCTGA